A single genomic interval of Melanotaenia boesemani isolate fMelBoe1 chromosome 4, fMelBoe1.pri, whole genome shotgun sequence harbors:
- the LOC121637767 gene encoding uncharacterized protein LOC121637767: MTRFTEFRRFINGEMTKRKSLALIKWLQKKNLLKRKMKCKSCHRFMKLKTRSNTGDQYAWICSHPEHQGRPKHTSIRNKSIFSRSKVTLRKWITFMYRFAQGLRLRQIDMMDDSIAASSTTLSRMAKTIRNICVTAVERMRRRTGQLIGGAREFVVIDESHFRHKRKYGRGRMAGGWKRKKWVFGMLGVKHDDQRNHKPVLRVVEQRSRRHLVPLIAHHVRLGSSIISDQWRAYRTLTALGYNHHTVNHSMFYVDPNTGAHTQHIERAWRSYKEQVWRLRGNRTDTLLSDHLAVIEWNEWLAKKHPGGSFGRLIHDIARKYK, translated from the exons ATGACCCGATTCACGGAGTTTAGGAGGTTTATAAATGGCGagatgacaaaaagaaagtCATTAGCACTCATCAAGTGGCTCCAGAAGAAGAATTTgctcaaaagaaaaatgaagtgtAAAAGCTGTCATCGGTTCATGAAGCTGAAGACAAGATCAAACACTGGAGATCAGTATGCCTG GATTTGCAGCCATCCAGAACACCAGGGGAGGCCCAAACACACATCAATTAGAAACAAGTCAATCTTCTCCAGATCCAAAGTAACCTTAAGAAAGTGGATAACTTTTATGTACAG attTGCCCAGGGCCTAAGGTTGAGGCAGATTGACATGATGGACGACTCTATTGCTGCCAGTTCCACAACACTGAGCAGAATGGCCAAAACAATAAGGAACATCTGTGTGACAGCAGTTGAGAGGATGAGAAGACGCACAGGTCAACTTATTGGAGGAGCACGGGAGTTTGTGGTCATTGATGAAAGCCATTTTCGGCACAAGAGAAAG tatgGAAGAGGACGAATGGCTGGTGGATGGAAGAGAAAAAAGTGGGTCTTTGGGATGTTGGGTGTCAAACATGATGACCAAAGAAACCACAAGCCTGTTTTGCGTGTTGTGGAGCAAAGGTCCAGGAGGCATTTAGTTCCTTTGATTGCTCATCATGTGAGGTTGGGGTCATCAATAATCAGCGATCAGTGGCGTGCCTACAGAACTCTCACTGCTTTAGGGTACAACCATCACACAGTTAACCACAGCATGTTTTATGTGGACCCCAACACAGGCGCACATACACAACACATAGAGCGGGCATGGAGGTCATACAAAGAGCAGGTCTGGAGGCTTAGGGGGAATCGCACTGACACTTTGCTTTCCGATCACCTTGCTGTCATAGAATGGAATGAATGGCTTGCAAAGAAACATCCAGGTGGGTCATTTGGAAGATTAATACATGACATTGCAAGAAAGTATAAATAA
- the LOC121637768 gene encoding coiled-coil domain-containing protein 106-like → MSLIDHHWSWMYSMPLVRCLAHALQMTPARILRLAFMTSSKVDETSRVDEETCAKNMPKANRKGVKTRATSEEMGSETADSEANSVSMAPTAMLVEKRRSQEIKILEMKVGYQTEKIEELTKERDFLKDQLASVLKKDTSSKRDTSSKKDSEDTISLSSDAASDSESSEYCSSLLSSDEEDQKKKKRKRTKTKVKKENKSKKTEEKDCLRAQTPNQVVSRYQRLLKLFRRSGTMAGAFKRYGVDRNTIVVTAPIAELSIAAPNKYREVLKTYNSQVKLCVFAAQCAFAITEDAEIEQLVKDYKTNGKLLPFKTK, encoded by the exons ATGTCCCTGATAGACCACCACTGGTCATGGATGTATTCCATGCCACTGGTGCGGTGCCTTGCGCATGCGCTGCAAATGACTCCCGCTCGAATCCTCCGTCTCGCTTTTATGACGTCATCAAAAGTGGACGAGACGTCTCGCGTGGATGAAGAAACTTGTGCTAAAAATATGCCGAAAGCCAACCGTAAAGGTGTTAAGACTCGTGCCACCAGTGAGGAGATGGGGTCAGAGACGGCGGACAGTGAAGCAAACA GTGTTTCAATGGCTCCAACTGCAATGTTAGTAGAAAAAAGAAGGTCACAGGAAATTAAAATACTGGAAATGAAGGTGGGATACCAAACTGAAAAAATTGAAGAGCTTACTAAAGAACGAGACTTTCTGAAAGACCAGTTAGCATCAG TTCTTAAAAAGGACACCAGCTCTAAAAGGGACACCAGCTCTAAAAAGGACTCTGAAGATACCATAAGCCTTTCCTCTGACGCAGCATCAGATTCAGAGTCATCTGAGTATTGCTCCTCACTGCTGTCATCAGATGAGGaggaccagaagaagaagaaaaggaagaggacTAAAACCAAGGTGAAGAAGGAAAATAAGTCAAAGAAGACTGAGGAGAAAGACTGTCTGAGAg CTCAGACCCCAAACCAGGTGGTGTCCCGGTACCAACGTCTGCTCAAGCTGTTCAGGAGAAGTGGGACAATGGCTGGAGCATTTAAGCGCTATGGAGTCGACCGCAACACCATCGTGGTAACAGCTCCCATCGCAGAGCTGTCCATAGCTGCACCCAACAAATATAGGGAAGTCCTAAAAACCTACAATAGTCAGGTTAagctctgtgtgtttgcagcacAATGTGCATTTGCAATCACAGAGGATGCAGAGATAGAACAGCTAGTTAAAGACTACAAGACTAATGGGAAGCTACtgccatttaaaacaaagtaa